A single genomic interval of Planctomycetota bacterium harbors:
- the purL gene encoding phosphoribosylformylglycinamidine synthase subunit PurL: MDVATRDGLVDPASRGALSALREYGLAEVQDVRAEQVYLLEGDLDRAAADRVARELLHDPVAQTYALRPAAEPPEVPEGLRAVLVFKRPGVMDPVEASALKAIADLGLSASRVRTGMRYLVRGPVSEARLREAAARVLANEAVDELQVGERRFERIALGAPYRFRRVEVPLTGASDEELLSLSRRMGLSLNLAEMQAIRRHFRDLRREPTDVELETLAQTWSEHCKHKTFTGDIHFGGETIRNLLKSTIARATRELARPWCVSVFQDNAGIIEFDERHNLCFKVETHNHPSAIEPYGGANTGLGGVIRDILGCGLGAKPVCSTDVFCVGLPDAREIPPGTIHPRRLLKGVVAGVRDYGNRMGIPTVNGAVYFDERYTGNPLVYCGTVGILPRDKSFKAARAGDLVVVVGGRTGRDGIHGATFSSAELDETSEKTSSGAVQIGNAIVEKRVLDTVLQARDRGLYTAITDCGAGGLSSAVGEMGAELGAEVDLEKVPLKYEGLSYTEIWISEAQERMVLAVPPDRLEELRAVFSAEDVEATVIGRFTGDGKLTLRYEGRLVGELDMKFLHDGIPRFERSASYTPPALSEPSLPEKETYGDDLKRILGSWNVCSKEWIVRQYDHEVQGGSVLKPLVGALHDGPGDAAVVRPVLTHYKGFAVGCGMNPCYSDLSPYDMAANAIDEAVRNVVAVGGDPERTAILDNFSWGSPEDPENLGALVLAARACYDVAVAYGTPFISGKDSLNNEFRAGGRRIVIPHSLLISAIALLEDVRRAVSMDAKEPGNLVYLVGPTRDELGGSHYYRLHGHRGARVPRVDAALGKKIFRAVHRAIREGLLRACHDLSEGGLAVAAAEMAFAGNLGLRIDLAGVDGVSRDDQALFSETPSRFLVEVRAADAARFSKLLDGVPAVRLGEVTEDRRLVVFGRKGRPVIDEPVAALKEAWQAPLRW, translated from the coding sequence GTGGACGTCGCGACCCGGGACGGCCTCGTGGATCCCGCCTCCCGGGGGGCCCTTTCCGCGCTCCGCGAGTACGGGTTGGCCGAGGTTCAGGACGTCCGGGCCGAACAGGTCTACCTTCTCGAGGGCGACCTCGACCGCGCCGCCGCCGACCGCGTCGCCCGCGAACTTCTCCACGATCCGGTCGCCCAGACGTACGCCCTGCGCCCGGCCGCCGAGCCGCCCGAGGTCCCCGAGGGCCTCCGCGCCGTCCTCGTCTTCAAGCGCCCCGGCGTCATGGACCCCGTGGAGGCCAGCGCCCTCAAGGCGATCGCCGACCTGGGTCTTTCCGCCTCCCGCGTCCGGACCGGGATGCGCTATCTCGTCCGCGGACCGGTTTCCGAGGCGCGCCTCCGGGAGGCCGCCGCCCGCGTCCTGGCCAACGAGGCGGTCGACGAGCTGCAGGTGGGCGAACGCCGGTTCGAACGGATCGCGCTCGGGGCCCCCTATCGATTCCGGCGCGTCGAAGTGCCCCTCACGGGCGCGTCGGACGAGGAACTTCTGTCCCTCAGCCGCCGGATGGGCCTGTCGCTCAATCTCGCCGAAATGCAGGCCATCCGCCGGCACTTCCGGGATCTCCGGCGGGAACCCACGGACGTCGAGCTCGAGACGCTCGCCCAGACCTGGAGCGAGCATTGCAAGCACAAGACCTTCACGGGAGACATCCATTTCGGCGGCGAGACGATCCGGAACCTCCTCAAATCCACGATCGCCCGCGCCACCCGCGAGCTCGCCCGGCCCTGGTGTGTCAGCGTTTTCCAGGACAACGCCGGCATCATCGAGTTCGACGAACGGCACAATCTGTGCTTCAAGGTCGAAACCCACAACCACCCGAGCGCCATCGAGCCTTACGGCGGCGCCAATACCGGTCTCGGCGGCGTGATCCGCGACATTCTGGGCTGCGGCCTGGGGGCCAAGCCCGTCTGCTCCACCGACGTGTTCTGCGTGGGCCTCCCGGACGCCCGCGAGATCCCGCCCGGCACGATCCACCCCCGGCGGCTCCTCAAGGGCGTGGTCGCTGGCGTGCGCGACTACGGGAACCGAATGGGCATCCCCACGGTCAACGGCGCCGTCTACTTCGACGAACGCTACACCGGCAATCCCCTGGTCTACTGCGGCACGGTCGGCATTCTTCCGCGGGACAAGTCCTTCAAGGCGGCCCGGGCCGGGGATCTGGTCGTCGTCGTGGGCGGCCGCACCGGCCGGGACGGCATCCACGGCGCCACCTTCTCCTCCGCCGAGCTCGACGAGACGTCCGAGAAGACCTCCAGCGGCGCCGTTCAGATCGGCAACGCCATCGTCGAGAAGCGCGTTCTGGATACCGTCCTCCAGGCCCGCGATCGCGGGCTCTACACCGCCATCACCGACTGCGGCGCCGGCGGACTCTCGAGCGCCGTCGGGGAGATGGGCGCGGAACTCGGGGCCGAAGTCGACCTTGAAAAAGTCCCCCTTAAGTACGAGGGACTCTCCTATACGGAAATCTGGATCAGCGAAGCTCAGGAGCGCATGGTCCTGGCCGTGCCTCCGGACCGCCTGGAGGAGCTCCGCGCCGTCTTCTCCGCCGAAGACGTCGAGGCCACGGTCATCGGCCGCTTCACGGGCGACGGAAAGCTCACCCTCCGCTATGAGGGCAGGCTCGTGGGCGAGCTCGACATGAAGTTCCTGCACGACGGAATCCCCCGGTTCGAGCGCTCCGCGTCCTATACGCCTCCGGCCCTCTCGGAGCCTTCGCTTCCGGAGAAGGAGACCTACGGGGACGACCTCAAACGGATCCTGGGGAGCTGGAACGTCTGCTCGAAGGAGTGGATCGTCCGTCAGTACGACCACGAGGTTCAGGGGGGAAGCGTCCTTAAGCCTCTGGTCGGGGCTCTTCACGACGGACCCGGCGATGCCGCCGTGGTCCGGCCGGTGCTGACGCATTACAAGGGGTTCGCCGTCGGCTGCGGCATGAATCCCTGCTATTCCGATCTTTCGCCCTACGACATGGCCGCCAACGCGATCGACGAGGCGGTCCGGAATGTCGTGGCCGTGGGCGGGGATCCGGAGCGCACGGCGATCCTCGACAATTTTTCGTGGGGCAGCCCCGAGGATCCCGAAAACCTCGGGGCCCTCGTCCTGGCCGCGCGCGCCTGCTACGACGTGGCGGTGGCCTACGGAACGCCGTTCATCTCGGGCAAGGACAGCCTCAACAACGAATTCCGGGCCGGCGGGCGGCGGATCGTCATCCCGCATTCCCTGCTCATTTCCGCGATCGCCCTTCTGGAAGACGTCCGCCGCGCCGTCAGCATGGACGCCAAGGAGCCGGGCAACCTGGTCTACCTCGTGGGGCCCACGCGCGATGAGCTGGGCGGCTCCCACTACTACCGGCTGCACGGCCATCGCGGAGCCCGGGTGCCGCGGGTGGACGCCGCTCTGGGAAAAAAGATCTTCCGCGCCGTCCACCGCGCGATCCGGGAGGGGCTCCTCCGCGCCTGTCACGACCTTTCCGAAGGAGGCCTGGCCGTCGCCGCGGCGGAGATGGCGTTCGCGGGAAATCTCGGACTGCGGATCGATCTGGCCGGCGTCGACGGCGTTTCCCGGGACGATCAGGCGCTCTTCTCGGAAACGCCCTCGCGGTTTCTCGTCGAGGTTCGCGCGGCGGACGCCGCCCGGTTCTCGAAGCTCCTGGACGGCGTTCCGGCGGTACGGCTCGGGGAAGTGACCGAGGACCGGCGATTGGTCGTCTTCGGCCGCAAGGGGCGTCCGGTGATCGACGAGCCGGTGGCCGCGCTCAAGGAAGCCTGGCAGGCCCCGTTGAGATGGTGA
- a CDS encoding acetyl-CoA carboxylase carboxyltransferase subunit alpha produces the protein MSDASSERDFERPIIEIEKRIEELESFSRKAGVDLSAEIEKLRARANQEKREIFARLNAWQRVLLSRDPNRPDLGDYLAMVFEDFVELHGDRAVGDDRAIVTGLAKVGGIKVLLVGQRKGKTTKERMAYNFGSPNPEGYRKAILKMKLAEKFRLPVVTLVNTPGAYPGIGAEERGQAFVIARNLYEMSRLRTPIISVVIGEGGSGGALGICVADKLAILENAYLSVISPEGCAAILWRDASKAPLAAQLLRLTPQELKQLGIVDEIVPEPLGGAHRNPKEMGDLLRAALVRYLDEALATPLDRLLERRYEKYRRIGAFLESEQQKLVAGGIPGSA, from the coding sequence ATGTCCGACGCTTCCAGCGAACGCGATTTCGAGCGGCCGATCATCGAAATCGAGAAGCGCATCGAGGAACTCGAAAGCTTCTCCCGCAAGGCCGGGGTTGACCTCTCGGCGGAAATCGAGAAGCTCCGCGCCCGGGCCAACCAGGAGAAGCGCGAGATTTTCGCGCGCCTGAACGCCTGGCAGCGGGTGCTTCTCTCGCGGGACCCGAATCGGCCCGACCTGGGCGACTATCTCGCCATGGTCTTCGAGGACTTCGTGGAGCTGCACGGGGACCGGGCCGTGGGGGACGACCGCGCGATCGTGACCGGCCTGGCCAAGGTGGGCGGCATCAAGGTGCTTCTCGTGGGCCAGCGCAAGGGAAAGACCACCAAGGAGCGGATGGCCTACAACTTCGGAAGCCCCAATCCGGAAGGCTACCGGAAGGCCATCCTCAAAATGAAGCTGGCCGAGAAATTCCGGCTGCCCGTCGTGACGCTCGTCAACACGCCGGGGGCCTACCCGGGCATCGGAGCCGAAGAGCGCGGCCAGGCCTTCGTCATCGCCCGCAACCTCTACGAGATGTCGCGCCTGCGCACGCCCATCATCTCCGTCGTCATCGGTGAGGGCGGCTCGGGCGGCGCGCTCGGAATCTGCGTGGCGGACAAGCTGGCGATCCTGGAGAACGCTTACCTCTCGGTCATTTCCCCCGAGGGATGCGCGGCGATCCTGTGGCGGGACGCGTCCAAAGCCCCGCTGGCGGCCCAGCTCCTTCGCCTGACGCCTCAGGAACTCAAGCAGCTCGGAATCGTGGACGAGATCGTCCCGGAGCCCCTCGGCGGGGCCCACCGCAATCCCAAGGAGATGGGAGACCTCCTGCGCGCCGCGCTCGTGCGCTACCTGGACGAGGCCCTCGCGACTCCGCTCGACCGCCTGCTCGAGCGCCGCTACGAGAAATACCGCCGCATCGGAGCCTTCCTGGAAAGCGAGCAGCAGAAACTCGTGGCCGGCGGCATTCCCGGTTCCGCCTGA
- a CDS encoding response regulator, translating into MPRKILVVEDTRSIREIIAHLLRGRGYEVETSGDGTDAQARVAAFQPDLVILDAMLPGKSGFDLCADLKGNERTRGIRVIMLTAATRDSGQGEEYWRERSRADDFMTKPFKGADLVERVARLLGDAP; encoded by the coding sequence ATGCCCCGGAAAATCCTCGTCGTCGAGGACACCCGCAGCATCCGTGAGATCATCGCCCATCTTCTGCGGGGGCGGGGATACGAGGTCGAGACGTCGGGGGACGGGACGGACGCCCAGGCGCGGGTGGCCGCGTTCCAGCCGGATCTGGTGATCCTGGACGCGATGCTGCCGGGCAAGTCGGGGTTCGATCTCTGCGCGGATCTCAAGGGGAACGAGAGGACCCGCGGCATTCGGGTGATCATGCTCACGGCCGCCACGCGCGATTCGGGCCAAGGGGAGGAGTACTGGAGGGAGCGTTCGCGGGCCGACGATTTCATGACCAAGCCGTTCAAAGGAGCGGATCTCGTCGAGCGGGTCGCCCGGCTGCTCGGAGACGCTCCCTGA
- the gcvT gene encoding glycine cleavage system aminomethyltransferase GcvT, whose amino-acid sequence MTGTPHRTPLHESHVRLGARMVDFHGWEMPIQYSGIVEEHTAVRTRAGLFDLSHMGRVRVAGPARRAFLQRILTINVDKVAPGRCKYTFFLTERGTTIDDLVFYADPQRDLLVVNASNREKDLDWLRRHAPAEGVTLQDETFDVALVAVQGPRSVEIVRKALGIDPSGLRYYSFGAFGEFLVSRTGYTGEDGFEIFVPKARAAETWERLSGAGAPPAGLGARDTLRTEAGMPLYGNELDETTTPLEAGLDFAVDLKKPDFIGAAALRTQGPPSRRLAGLVLESRRIPRTGYEVFREGRAVGRVTSGTFGPTVGRSIAMAYLPAELARPGEAVEIDIRGRREPARVVALPFYRREKT is encoded by the coding sequence ATGACGGGGACGCCCCACCGGACGCCGCTTCACGAGTCCCACGTGCGCCTCGGCGCGCGGATGGTGGACTTCCACGGATGGGAGATGCCGATCCAATACTCCGGCATCGTGGAGGAACATACCGCCGTCCGGACCCGGGCGGGCCTCTTCGACCTCTCCCACATGGGCCGCGTGCGCGTGGCCGGGCCGGCCCGCCGCGCCTTCCTTCAGCGGATCCTCACGATCAACGTGGACAAGGTCGCCCCCGGCCGCTGCAAGTACACCTTCTTCCTCACCGAGCGCGGCACCACGATCGACGACCTCGTCTTCTACGCGGACCCCCAGCGCGATCTGCTGGTCGTCAACGCCTCCAACCGCGAGAAGGATCTCGACTGGCTGCGGCGGCACGCCCCGGCGGAGGGAGTCACCCTTCAAGACGAGACCTTCGACGTCGCGCTCGTGGCCGTCCAGGGGCCCCGATCCGTCGAGATCGTGCGGAAGGCCCTCGGGATCGACCCGTCCGGGCTGCGTTACTACTCCTTCGGCGCGTTCGGGGAATTCCTCGTGTCCCGAACCGGTTACACGGGTGAGGACGGTTTCGAGATTTTCGTCCCCAAGGCGCGCGCGGCGGAGACGTGGGAGCGCCTCTCCGGGGCGGGCGCGCCTCCGGCCGGGCTGGGCGCCCGCGACACCCTGAGGACCGAAGCGGGGATGCCGCTGTACGGAAACGAGCTGGACGAGACGACCACGCCTCTGGAGGCCGGGCTCGATTTCGCCGTGGATCTCAAAAAGCCGGATTTCATCGGAGCCGCGGCGCTCCGGACGCAGGGGCCGCCGTCGCGGCGGCTGGCGGGGCTCGTCCTCGAATCGCGCCGGATCCCCCGGACCGGCTACGAAGTCTTCCGGGAGGGGCGGGCCGTCGGCCGGGTGACGAGCGGCACGTTCGGCCCCACGGTGGGACGCTCCATCGCGATGGCCTACCTGCCGGCGGAACTCGCCCGGCCGGGCGAAGCCGTGGAGATCGACATCCGCGGCCGCCGCGAGCCGGCCCGTGTCGTCGCGCTCCCCTTCTACCGCCGTGAAAAGACTTGA
- the gcvH gene encoding glycine cleavage system protein GcvH — protein MRPDDYKYSETHEWIKYNEKKKEATIGITDYAVKQLSDLVHLELPKVGDTLEQGAPFGEIESVKTVADLVSPLSGKVIEVNKEVAADLDILKEEPFEDGWLIKIKPSDPSELESLMTKKEYEEFLESAEEEEEEESDDSEDVDEDDFV, from the coding sequence ATGAGGCCAGACGACTACAAGTACAGCGAAACCCACGAGTGGATCAAATATAACGAGAAGAAGAAGGAAGCCACGATCGGGATCACCGATTACGCCGTCAAGCAGCTCTCCGACCTCGTGCACCTGGAGCTGCCCAAGGTCGGGGACACCCTCGAGCAGGGGGCGCCGTTCGGCGAAATCGAGTCGGTCAAAACCGTGGCGGATCTCGTTTCCCCCCTGAGCGGCAAGGTCATCGAGGTCAATAAGGAGGTCGCCGCCGACCTCGACATCCTCAAGGAGGAGCCGTTCGAGGATGGGTGGCTCATCAAGATCAAGCCCTCCGATCCCAGCGAGCTTGAGTCCCTCATGACCAAGAAAGAGTACGAGGAGTTCCTCGAGTCCGCGGAGGAAGAGGAGGAAGAGGAGTCCGACGACTCCGAGGACGTCGACGAAGACGACTTCGTGTAG
- the gcvPA gene encoding aminomethyl-transferring glycine dehydrogenase subunit GcvPA, whose amino-acid sequence MDYIQNTPEDVAEMLRAVGASSIDDLFASIPADLRLTRPLDLPPALSEQDLVAHLETLAARNRVFEPTRSFLGAGGYNHFIPSVVDALASRGEFFSAYTPYQAEASQGTLQHIFEFQSMICELTGMEVANASHYDGATALQEAVAMSIDHTGRRKIVLSSALHPHARAVVRSIFRAMDVQIVEVAHVRGVTPVATLREAAQDAACVAIQNPNFLGGVEDLAGVAEAAHAAGAVAVASVHPLALAILKSPGEAGCDIAVGDAQPLGIPLSFGGPWCGFIAARRDFLREMPGRIVGETVDAEGKRGFVLTLQTREQHIRREKASSNICTNQALMALRATIYMEALGPSGMRRAAELCARRAHELAAKLARVPGVKLPYSAPFFHEFVAEIPHAAQTLARLQERGFLGGLFLHPFYRDLREHVLLCATERHAPEDLDAFVAALAECLR is encoded by the coding sequence ATGGACTACATCCAGAATACGCCCGAGGACGTCGCCGAAATGCTGCGCGCCGTGGGCGCTTCGTCGATCGACGACCTCTTCGCCTCCATCCCCGCCGACCTGCGCCTGACCCGCCCCCTCGACCTGCCGCCCGCGCTTTCCGAACAGGATCTGGTGGCCCACCTCGAAACCCTGGCCGCCCGAAACCGGGTCTTCGAGCCCACCCGGTCGTTCCTGGGCGCCGGGGGCTACAACCACTTCATCCCCTCCGTGGTGGACGCCCTCGCCTCGCGCGGGGAATTCTTCTCGGCCTATACGCCCTACCAGGCCGAAGCCAGCCAGGGCACCCTCCAGCACATCTTCGAATTCCAATCGATGATCTGCGAGCTGACGGGGATGGAGGTCGCCAACGCCTCCCACTACGACGGCGCCACCGCCCTCCAGGAGGCCGTGGCGATGTCGATCGACCACACCGGGCGGCGCAAGATCGTCCTCTCCTCGGCCCTTCACCCCCATGCACGCGCCGTGGTGCGCTCGATTTTCCGGGCCATGGACGTCCAGATCGTGGAGGTGGCCCATGTCCGCGGGGTGACCCCCGTGGCCACCCTCCGGGAGGCGGCCCAGGACGCCGCCTGCGTGGCGATCCAGAATCCCAATTTCCTCGGAGGCGTGGAGGACCTGGCGGGCGTCGCGGAGGCGGCCCATGCGGCCGGCGCGGTGGCGGTGGCGAGCGTTCACCCCCTCGCCCTGGCGATCCTCAAGTCCCCCGGAGAGGCCGGCTGCGACATCGCCGTGGGAGACGCGCAGCCCCTGGGGATTCCTCTCAGCTTCGGCGGTCCCTGGTGCGGCTTCATCGCCGCCCGGCGGGACTTCCTGCGCGAAATGCCCGGCCGCATCGTGGGGGAGACGGTGGACGCCGAGGGGAAGCGCGGTTTCGTCCTCACGCTCCAGACGCGGGAGCAGCACATCCGCCGCGAGAAGGCCTCGTCCAACATCTGCACGAACCAGGCCCTCATGGCGCTCCGCGCCACGATTTACATGGAAGCGCTCGGGCCTTCGGGAATGCGCCGCGCCGCGGAGCTCTGCGCGCGCCGGGCGCACGAACTGGCCGCGAAACTCGCGCGCGTCCCCGGGGTGAAACTCCCCTACTCCGCCCCCTTCTTCCACGAATTCGTCGCCGAAATTCCCCACGCGGCCCAGACGCTCGCGCGCCTCCAGGAACGCGGCTTCCTGGGCGGCCTCTTCCTGCACCCCTTCTACCGGGACCTGCGCGAGCACGTCCTTCTCTGCGCCACGGAACGCCACGCGCCGGAAGATCTGGACGCGTTCGTCGCCGCCCTGGCGGAGTGCCTCCGATGA